The DNA window ATATCTAAGTCAAAACACTAGATATATCAAACAACAAAATTCTTTAGATCATAGACGAGTTTTGTAATTGTTCAACCATACATATGTAACTAACAACGAATACGCACACACTTGTGTGCAATCCAGTAATAGTAAAAGGTAAACATATTAAGATAAATGAAGACAAATTTTCTTCTAGTAATGAGGAGTGATGATATGTTGGCACAGACAAAAGGTCAATGTTTGGCCCAATCTTTCTGGATGTCAAAAGTGTAGTTGATGTCCAAGTAGCACTTGTTGTCATCATCTACAAACTGAAACAAATTTCATTATCACAAATACAATCTTCTATATTTCAAGAAACATATACGATAGATTATCCaaatttctcaaaataaaaaaaaatagaaaaatgaaatgataaagggatgaaaataaaatagtactacctTAGATCTAGCAGTGTATTGTCCTCTAGCAAAAATGCCAGAAGGAGTAGTCTCTTCGGGCATTTCATGTGTGTAAGGGTCGGCTTGAGGACTAAAGGTTCCGAGCATTTCTTTGGAGCTATCAACTGTAGCACGTCCACGTTATTGATATCATTATCAAATCTGCATAAATATTAAGATGTACCTTTGATTCCGGTCTTCCAAACAGTGCTGGTATATTTGAGACCGCAAACGATTTCGTTGCTGACTTTTATGGTGAATTTGAGGCGGTAAAGGCTCCCTTCCTTGAGCGTAAACCACAACCCTTTAGGGTTTTCCCCTTCCGTGATGGGAAGCAACATATCCGCCCTTCCCAACGTCACAATCGCTAGGCTCAAGATTTTTACGTCTGGTTCTTGATTCTCTGCAGGTTGTAGATACATCATTGTGTTTATTAGTACTATGCTTCTATCAATATCTAACAAATTTGTTTTCATAACTATTCCTATACTATTCAgtcaatttgaaatttggagGAAATTTGGAAAGCGCAAATTCATACCTTCAACGGCACTAGCATCAACACTTCCAATCAATTGTTCCTTCCACCTACGTAAGCTTTCGTCGTCCTGTTCATTAGTCCATTCATATGGTTAAATATTTGTGTGTATATTTCCCATGCAAGAGATATAGTACACATGCATATGATTCATATTATGGATTATCTTGCTAGATAAATGTATAATCAAGGTTAGAGTAGTGAAAATGCAAACTGTATCTTTCCTATAAACTCCAAACCATGACATGAACCGttagatttcaagatttgataTTAACAGATGACAAATAATGttaacagaaaatgtcaacacggtgtATCGGTTAAcaatattgacattttttgctatttgtcatgtgttgacatcaaatctTAAAATCTAACGATACAAACCATAATTTGGAGCTTGTACAATATATAAGAGTTTGCATTTAATTACATCTCATCTAGGTTAAATTGAACTCCATGAGGGGaaagtttatcatttttttgtgCAATTAAATTTTTAGCGAATACAATGACACTATACGTTCAATGCAATGATCTTATATATGTTCTCACGAGAATCAATCTCCAGAAAATGTAAGATGAATCCTAGAGtgacacactcacacacacatatattgTCATCCCACATACCTTATATTTGACATAATTAATTAGTAAGTTATATTGAAAATATACAAATCAAACTTCAATTTGTAACTAGGTTATAACATTATAATCtcaattaaaatttttgaaatatttaaaataaaataaactatactccctccgtcccattgaaacgttttcctaaaatggaaacatcaccatctttactttttttctcttcattaacttacaaaacaaaactgcataaaattccgtgccgaaaatcaaatgtttcatattaaAATAGATTAAACGAGAGCAATGGTTATAGATGATATTCACATCATAACATTTCTTAACATATTGAAATAGTAGATGACCTTGTCTTTCTCGAGATGTTCTTTGAGGCTCACTTTTGGGCCCAAATGTATGTTCAAGTCGTCATCATCTTCAGTAGGGCATGAAGATTGACTATGCTGCCTGCTTACCTTCCCTTCCGAGTCAGATTCTATGTCGGGATCTTTGTCAGAATCTGAtcccatttttttatatcaaaataataatactacaccTCAATGTCCCCCACAATCTTCCTACATCGACTCCACAAAGAGTGTCAAAATTGAACcttaattaaaaacaaaatcaataaataaatacgAATTCAGATTA is part of the Salvia splendens isolate huo1 chromosome 22, SspV2, whole genome shotgun sequence genome and encodes:
- the LOC121786477 gene encoding rho GDP-dissociation inhibitor 1-like encodes the protein MGSDSDKDPDIESDSEGKVSRQHSQSSCPTEDDDDLNIHLGPKVSLKEHLEKDKDDESLRRWKEQLIGSVDASAVEENQEPDVKILSLAIVTLGRADMLLPITEGENPKGLWFTLKEGSLYRLKFTIKVSNEIVCGLKYTSTVWKTGIKVDSSKEMLGTFSPQADPYTHEMPEETTPSGIFARGQYTARSKFVDDDNKCYLDINYTFDIQKDWAKH